actttatttttatgcaaagtaCATAGTACTTCAAGCcaactaatataaatatgaacctATATTTTTATGACGACTACCGtttaaagtttggggtcagtaatattataattacaacaacaaaaaaagattcaatAAATTGAATTTGACTGTcctttttgaatgtttattgatcaaaataaaacaaatctaataaaaaaaaagttatcagtTTGAGCACCAATCAGCATATTGAAATCTTTTCTGAAGGATCCACTGCAGACTGGAGCACTCTCAAAACAGCTCGGCcagcacaggaataaatcacaattaaaaagaaaacttttgaaacaaaaataacatcaagTGTTTCGCTATATTTTTCCATGCCGACCTAATGAGTATAACAGACcgtttacaaaaaatatatatttttaaatctttctgACCCCACTAATTTTATTCTACCTAAATCTATATTGAATCCACTGATAACAAAGCCACAGGCCAAATCCCAAACCAGCTTTAAGCGACTCTTAGGCCTACAAATAGCGCATTTCTATGATGACCCTCCtggtattaaaaatacaggagGCGGTCTATGAGATGGACTTAAAGTACGTGAAGCATGGCTCAGCAAAATCAAAATCATACCAATGGCTCGCCCAATCTTCCCATTACTTGGTTATTGGGAATGGCCTTCCCAGATTCGTACTCCGCAATGATTTGAGGCTTCTCATTGATTTTCTGCAAGAAACACagttatatatacttttaagtaAACCCACACTGCGGTGTAATTAAAGATGAATCATGCAGTAAAGCAACAAAGCGCTCACAGTCGCCAGGTCTTTCTGGGTGAGGCCTTTATCCTGCCGGCCCTGCTGGATCACCTTTCCCACTTCCAGAGGCACTCTCTGATGGCTGAGCTCCTCTGTCTCTCGGTCCAGCTTGGCCGTGTTCTTGGTCACAAcgtgctgtttgttttgtccAGCAGCCCCTTCAAAGAAGAAACCGCTCGTTTAAATTCCGGTCGTAAAACGCGCGGAagacgtatttatttatttatttttaacgcGCTTACATTTCTTCGACGTCTCGACGGCCTCTCCTTTCCTCTGAGCAGTAATGATAGCCTGAAACACAAGCACCGTCGGCGTTATGTAAAGCGAAACTCCGCGAACTGCGTTTCTTAGGCTTCCGCCACGTTTCGCTCCCCGACTAATTCGACGATAACATTTCTGCGGCTTTTATTCCCAGATCGGCATTTCAAACTTGGACAGATTGAAGCCATTTTGCGCATTATTCGAGGCCAAACGTTTCAAAGCTGGTCACGGCACCGACGCGTTTGTCTAACGTGAACTAATAGCGTCAGCAAACTGTGTAACGTTAGCAGATGGCTGTGAAATACCTGCTTAGACTTCGACTGTGCGGCCGATCCCTTCTTCCTCAAAACGGTCACGGTGTCCCAGTCGCTCTCTGCCATGTTGTCGACAATTATTTGAAGAAGTGTTTGATTTTTAGGCGACAACGGAGCGCTCAACTTGTCGGGCACGTCCCTGCTCTTTATGCTAGTGAACTAAACCGGATATACGTCACGCTATAAGGCACATGTCAACAAGCCCCTGTAACGTGTATTAACCCATGTCGTAttgcgtgcatgtgtgtttttaaaaaaagggaataGAGAAAACGGTTGTGTTTTAATCCGGTTTAAGTTCAGTTGTGCGATAAACTGCGATATGACTTCTTAAAGCTTTACATTTGCCCTGCTTGGTATCTGATGCAACAATATAATGGAATGacaaagtttttttcttcacaaaatcatgttataaatatatatatagatttgttTGCTTATCGTTATGTTACAAAATAGTTCAAAGAGCATGTTTTGGTCGGTGGATAcgtctgtgtttatttgtttagccCAAAGTGGTCACGACAGAtgtcaaaaagtatttttagtatgtttAGTCAATAAACATATCTTTGGAATGTAGGGATTAAATTACATTGGTAAACTAGCTGGTTTAGGCATCTCATCAGAATTATATTAATACTCTTTAGTAGGGACATATTACTTAATTTGCCTGAACCTAcacgtttacattttaattgaatcctttcattacattacaaagaTAAATTTAATGTGTaggaaaaaagagaataaaaactagTTCACATGTAAgctatttttctttaaactcttatttgtttgttcgttaAGTCATCCATCCGTCAGTTTTTCATCATGTGTTAAGGTTGTGTAACTGTTCTTAAAGAACAATAGTATTGTTTGACCTGAATTGACTTTTAATACCTTTAGAATCTTGCTCAATCTGCAATGGAATTTTGCTCAGAGAAACTCTATAAACTTCATGCGGTTTGTCAAGTGTATGAAgcttattaaacaaaaatcaacTATGTTTCAAAAGAGCAGTCTTTAGGTGCCTATGTATGTAGGTCACAAGAGCATTGCTAGGGTTCTAATAGTCGTAGCGTGAACATGGACTCGAGACTGACCCCTGCTGGTATTTATAGACTGCTGAGTCAGGGTCAGGAACTGGCAGATCACTGCTATAAGCAAAAGCGGGTGCGGAGACTGACTTCGACAGCTGCTGAGATATTAAGCAACCATCTCAATAAAAGCTTGATCTCTGCTGTTGCACATTTATGTAAGCAGATTTACCACaactttcaataaaataatgatttcatgcatctctctctgtctctcattttCCATCTGTAAAAGCTTTTGAGATTtcttgaaattaatattaatgtacaaAGTTGTAATCACGttccataaaatgtattttattcatgttgcaTCCATTGTAAGTATTTATCTCTGCATTTTTAGGCATGAATAAtccaaacatgcacacacacacacacacacacacacacgcttgcatacatacatattcacAACAGTATGTTTTAAgttgacacaaaataaaaaaaaaatctcttaataAAAGATGCAGAATGTGTTTGATGTAGGATATCTTTTTTCCTCAATCTGTACAACACTATAAGACGTTTTTGGTTTACAGTAATCGTGTATAAAATTCATTGAAgggattcatttatttccagAAGACCCATACCGTACATAACACTGCTGTGGAAATCTTACAAAATGGCACATCTGGGGCTGGCAGCGATCGGAATTAAACAACATACAATTTCATAGAAACaacattgcagttttttttaatagtgaaaaATGTGCTTGAAATGTTCAGTTTGAAAGcttaagtttttatatttatataaatgtgatgCATTCATAGTATCATGAAATGTCAGTACAGTTGTATTTAAACTCCAGACACAGAAAGCAGTCCAGAAAAAATCCCAAATTATCTGCGGTGGTTTCACTTACAACTTCAAaccttttttgaaaattatatacAATTCCAAGAAAATAGAAATCTGAAATGACTCATTATGCTGCTTGATATAGTCCCTGAGCAAATGTTTCGCTCACTTCCTGTGATCAATAAAATCCATCAGCCGACTGATACAAATCGCACATACTGGTTTGGCCTTCATCGATGCggcaataaaaatacttacatcaacatccttttttttttttttttttaagtgaaaggAAAAACTTTGCACCTGATGTTTTTTCCAGAGCATTTCTCCAAACCTTATATTGCTTTGGCAGAAATGGAACAAGAAATAGTCGGATCAAGCTTATGGATATGTGCTgcttgttaattaaaaaaaaaaaaaaaaaaaatttgcacacGCTTTTTAAAATAGACATAGGGCACTTAacttgaactgaaaaaaaaataaaacaaaaacgtatgGCGACTTTTGAAATCCTTCAAAAGGTACTGATCAGTAGAGGGCTCCAGTTGAATGTTCCTATTGATATTAGAGTCTGGCAAGTGTTGGAAGACAGCCACACCATCTCCACTAAACTGTAATGAAGGAATCCTAAGGCAAAGCCGCATCCGACGTCTGTCAGATGGTGGCGACCCAGCAACACACGGGACATGCCGACTAGGACTGCCCATAACACTAGCAAAATACGCAGGGGAACTGCAAGCACCAAGTGTGCCAACAGGAATTTAGATACCATGACTGCTCGGCTTGCGTGGGCTGCCGGGAAAGAATAGATGTCCATGGCCAGGTAGTCGAGGAAACTGGGCGCTATTTCCCATGGCCCTTTGCGCTTCACCAACTTCTGCATGCCTGCTACAGTCATCACGTCCAGTAAGAGAGCTGTAAAGcagtcacatttacatttacgttATTAAAGCAATAGAAAACTCGCAAGGATGTTTATGGCAATCTGCTGTATAGAATTTACTTTTCCTTAAGTCTGAGGTTTATTCATTTCACCTGTGTTGGGAAAGGCTTTTTACTTTTGCCAAAAAGAactttctttcactttttttaaacaaacaagcattccctgcaaagatttaaaaagtaacataaagTAACCCATTACTTTCCATAATAAGTTAGTAACttaatttgttacttttttagagagtaacgcaatattgtaatgcattactttaaaaagtaactttacCGAAACACTAATGTGTACTAATCTGGAAACATCAAGTAAGAATGAACTAAATGACTTGAGCTGTTTGTGACAAGAGAATCAGACGTACATGCAATGTTGGGAAAACGTCGTGGTGACAAttaatttttctgaaaaactTGGCAGGCAAAAATAATCTATGCAATGAATAGCTCACAGAAAGTCACTTTCTGTTGATCAATGTAGAAAAATTCAtgaaaaaactgtgaaaaaccTGCATGAGGAAATCTTTTGCCCTCTCACTTGCAGTTCCTGATCACATGGATTCCTGCAGAAATGACTACGTTTTGCTGATAAAAATTTGCTGACAAACGAGAAAACACCTTAACACTGAGGTGTACCATGAAGGAGGCAAAATCCCCTTTTTGCGCATCTCAACGAAGGACAGAAATAGTTCTTGTTAGAGGAAAGAgcttatttctgaaatatttgcCATTAAACGTTTGTTTAAACATTGATTAATCCATTTTTaggctttacaaaaaaaaagaagtgacaATTTTTGTGACAAACAGGATTCAGTGGTGCATTGATTTCTACGGTTTTCTCATTCACTGAATGCGTCCTGACATCCATGCTAATGTGACTGGTTATCAAAGCACCCCTAATCCAAGTTTACCATAATACAAGCTTTTTCCCATGGTAAAGCTCAAGAGGTCGGTATCGTCCCGTAATAAAAGGAACATCTCTGGCAGGGTTTATATCTGACACGTGCGCAGACCACATGACCGCACTAGTAAGTGTAATTAAGCTTACAAACCGTGATCACCAAAGAGATAAAGATGCACGACACGAAACCGACTTCAGAGAAATGGATTAAACCACTGGAACACTTTTACATTACAATTCTGTGGAGCTTCGAAATCCACTTTCACAGCATGGACCTATACCACGCTTAAATACCTTACTTCGCATGTGTTCTGAGAGCAAATAAAGTGATACATCTGGGAGTGAATGATGGGAGAAGATTAACTTGTGTGTTTCAGCTTCAGTTCGGTTCCGTTAAAGAAAGTGAAATTAAAGAAgtagtgaaaataataaattgtagaGTAGCTTCTCATTATGCTGGAGTGTAATGAAGTAGTCACATGCGTCTGTCGGTCAGAACACATATCCTTGTATTCCCTCATCCACTGACCTACAAACCCAACAGCATCCTCCtcagctgcaaaaagccctgCGATTTCAAATTCATCAAAAGGATCTGTGCTTTTCCCGATCACTGCTCCAATCGTTCTCATTCTCGTGACTGATTTGAAAGtcgttttgatcaaataattcaTCTAAACAGTGGGCCAAAAAgtacattgcatttaaatacacgTCCTCCTTTCAGATAGAGTCGCGCAAACGCTAATAAAGTCAACACCGCACACAGCGCTGCGATTATATCCCtaatctgttcatttaaattgtcCTTAAAACGACGATAAAGTCACAACGAGAATATGggtttctctcacacactcggTCCATGCTGGTGTACGTTTCATGCGTGACCAAAATAGTGATGTTTATACAGCCACACACATTTTCAGAATAACACTCGGACGTCCTCCAGAGAGCCAGCGTCCCGTTCCGTATCGGGAATGCGCTCAAACTCACCTAGCAGCAAATTGACTAAAACCTCTTGACCGGCCAACGTGTTGCTTCTCGTGAGACACAAAATCGTGCCGAAGATCCACGGGATGCCATGGCCAGTGAGCGCGAGGAGCTTGACCATAGAGCGCACGCTTCCCCACGACGACGTGCTGTGCGCGCACACGCCGAGCCGTTTAGACATGCAGATATCAATGGCCAGAAGAGAGTTCATAGCGATGCCTTTGAACGAGGGGTTCAGCTGCATGCAGTCTTCTTCTGGTAATTCCTTCTTTTCCTTATTGTTCTCGGCGGGCTCGTGCTGCGCGTTGGCGCCCTGCTGGTTTTGACTTTGCTGGTGTCTCTGCGACGGCCTCCGCGCCGCGCCGCGAGCTTCTGCGCTACCGCTCTTCAAGGGCTGATTCAGAGACATGAACTCGGGTCTGTTCAGCACATTGCTTCGCCCCTTGCTCTGGTTCGAGTCTGGTTCGCAGGCATTTTGATTTTCTGCGGACCTTCCAGCCTAAACGCGTTTTACTATCCTGTTCTTCACACTGAGAGACAGTGAACGGTCTACCATGTCCATTCCCAGATCATGCCTTGCTCTGTTCTAAGTGTTGCGACTTCTATTCCAGTTATACTAAAAATAGACATTCCAGCCGCCAGGATACATGAGACTCATCCACATGCTGCCGACAATCTAGATAAACAAATGGCACTCAGTTAAGATAATCACCTTGtgcttgcttaaaaaaaaaaaataaacacataaatagacgaaatgattttttttttttgcattgcattgcattgcgtTGCACTGTATAAGATAATTCGCTTTAAtccgctttaaaaaaaaaaataacaacagtgaCTAAGTAAAATGCAGGCctatttgtttattgattttaaaatgtgaaacctTATAGCCTAATgtatatttagctttaaattagTACTAGCCTACTGGCGCTACTGTAACTATTTTCAGCATCTAAAAACTGTCCAAAAAGGTCCTTTCTGATAacgttaaaaacaaataaacaaatattccaTAACTCTATATGGAATATTCCACAACACCCCATTTATATGCCGTTAATTTTGCTTTCTTGATTGTAAtcagagaggagaggagagaaaatTGTAAACATGAAAGCTTATTAGCAAAGCTACTGGTTTTAATAGTTCCCCTGAGTACAATATCTATGCAGTGTTCTTGATAAGCTTTATAAATAACAGTCATGCACCGCAGTCTGTTATGCTTCTCATAAAGTGGTTCTGTTTCAtttgcagatttttatttttaattttttaaacaaagatgaCTGTTGAACGCCTCCGACTCAAAACTACACTACCCAGGATGCAAAACGTCGCCAAGAAGGGAAGTCTAATTCTAAGCCGCTTGGATAAAAAAAGCCAACAGCTGAAGTATTGTATTACACCAGAGGAACCTGACTAGCCTATAATAGGACAAGGGCGACACAAAGTAACCCGACTGGTCACGCTCTGTAAATCTCTCAGATATGACGCGGAAATTAAGAGCACCGACATTTgatttgacattaaaaatgttggtCTCAAGTTATGCCAGAAGACGCAGCGTGGAGTTGGACCTGTAACGGGACTGTGGATTTAAACTTGAAGTAATGTTGCTTGTTCTTCCTGTCATCCTGAAGGACTGGAGCTAGGTAACAGAGCTAGGTCGTAATGCCGCACTATTGGACGGTACCTGTCAGGTGCTACATAGATATTACTGGTTTAAAATCAAAGGCACGTATGAGCTGACATATATTTTAACCAACCAACACGATATAGctatttattcactttaattGAAGTTTATCATAACAGCCGTGAGATTGAATATGTAAggtttatattgttattttggcTTGACTGAAGGAAGGGAAAGACCTGGGGTTCTTTAATGCTGTATTAAGAGATTACAAGACGTGAAATGATTCATTATGCTGACATGCCAGGATCATGTCATAGCACCCTGACCACAGACTCGGGCCCTTTTCTGTCATCATGAATGTTGCTGCTTCATCTGGATACTGATGGGTGTTTGTGCTGCCAGTCTGAAGAGGCTCCGCCATGGGATGTGTACAGAGTGTGAAACTCAAGCCCAGTTTTCATGAGAACATCACGGTCCTGGAACTGCAAGCCTCCATTGATCCCAGCCCGACTGTCATCGATGAGTCCTCTAATGTGGTTCTGCGATACCGCACGCCTTACTTCAGGGCATCGGCTCAGGTGCAGGTGCCACCCATGCTCTGCAAAGAGATCTGGACCGTTGGCTGGATTCAAGCTTGCAATCAGATGGATTTCTTCAATATATATGGAAGCGAAGGAGTGTAAGTGCGTCCAGTGTATGACAGTATACTGATGAATGCTTTATTGCTTTGGgctcttttaaaaatataaaatgtggaaATTTGATGGGACCCGAAAACATAGTGAAAAGTGCtctttactttattataatgttCTTCACAAGAATCACAGAAAGCTTTATTATGGGTCCACATTATGGGTCTTTAAAGTCTTTAAAGATTTGCACCCAACAATATTCAatggtaaaatatattatgtgaaaaggtacactttaaaaatgaaaacaaaaacgacAATAAATGTGCACCTATTTAAAgttgtacatttatttagccTAAAAGAAATGATGATTACAAGCATTTGTGATGCGTACTGTAAAGCATTttaagcagaaataaaacaacaacacagttCCGCATGTCTGAAACTAATATGATTTGGTTTTCGGGGCAGTGCAATACCattgaaatattgtaaaaatgaacTGAACGTAGTTTAGGTGGCATGATGCTGCCGaggaaatatgttaaaaaaacgaTTTTCAGGATGTTAGTGATGTTTATGGTGCAATTTCCTGAGATTGTTTCCTCAAAAGCAGCAGAGCTGAACACACCCCTAACAGAACAAAAGGCTCGTCCTTTACCAGTGCCAGCCCTGAGAAAACTAGCGGAGGCTTTTTTCTAAGAAATAACGGGATTGTTAATTAAGATCTTATGTAGTCCTTATAACTTCCTTGATTTgaattaaagggttactccaccccaaagtaatttttttggtcattaatcacttacccccatgtcattccaaactcgtaaatgctttatttaaatgcaattccagaatttttttaaatataaactttgTGACTGtctcattgactgccaaacaataaGTTTGAAAGTTGTCATCTGAATCTGCCGTTAGTGGTTTAACGCAACATTATGAAATGATGAGAATATgttttgtacagaaagaaaactaaaataatgagtTAATTTAATGATTCAGCACAGTCCTAACAGAACCATCTGAATTAAAAACTTGTGAATTGCTGTTAAGTGTTTATCAGCTCTTTGGACAGCTCTTTTGGATTCTGATGGCACCCGTTTACTGCCAAGTAAATATTTGCAAGAATGCATTAACTCACTTCTTTATAAGAACAACATCTGAGAAAGACGTTTCATCTTCCCTCTTTAGATCCAGCTGGGAGCTTCCAGAGCTAAAATGTGGGCGGATCCAGGCCATTAGTGATTCAGATGGTGTGAATTATCCCTGGTACGGCTGCACCACTGAGATGTACACAATAGTGGGTCCCACTAAGAAGAGCACCAAACTCACCGTCAGCATGAATGACAACTTCTGCCCAAGTGTGACGTGGAGTGTCCCAGTGGGCACCACCAGCAGTCCCCCTCTCCTGAGCTCCATCCAGAGGGACCAGCGCTTCACCACGTGGCTAGTGGCCATGAATGAAACCACAGCTGAGATGGTGCTACTCCGAAGCATCCGCTGGAGGATGCAGCTCTGCATTAAAGTGGATCCAATGAAGCCTCTGGGTCAGAGAGCCACAGTTGTGGAGCCTCTGATCCAGGAACAGCCTCAAGTCCTAGTTAGAAATGAACCCATCCCAACAAACGCCTTGCTTAAGCCTAATGCCAACGATGCCCAGGTTTTAATGTGGCGGCCTATAAATGGGGACCCCATTGTGGTCATACCCCCAAAATATTGAGCTAATGAAGGGTATTTCAGTTAAATGAAGAATGGCATGGAGTGTGTGAGAATAATAGTCAACAGGCTAACTATGGTTTTAAAGGATGGTTTTAAACGAACAAATGtactatttgtgtatttattgatGGTTGATAGGCTGTTTGAAAGGACAGTCCACTTAAAAATTAAGATTCTCTCATCATTTCTCAACTATTTAAACCTGTACGACTTTTCTTCTGTGCATACAAAATTCTTTTgcattccacagaagaaagacaatgcatacaggtttgtaacaacGTGTACAAACAACTGATTACAAAATTTCCTTTTTTGGGTGGACTGTCCCTTTTAAGGGCACACATTTATCCTTTTgtgtactgttttgtttttaaatatttttattatttgtaatttgcaAGACAAAAACTGTGTGTGGCCTTTGCATACTTGGCTGTGGACGGAAATTTGTGGCCTTatgaaacatataaacaaactgAATTAGTTTGTTCACACAGTATGAGTcgataattaaatgtataatggaggtat
This genomic interval from Puntigrus tetrazona isolate hp1 chromosome 5, ASM1883169v1, whole genome shotgun sequence contains the following:
- the LOC122345852 gene encoding endothelial differentiation-related factor 1 homolog, with amino-acid sequence MAESDWDTVTVLRKKGSAAQSKSKQAIITAQRKGEAVETSKKWAAGQNKQHVVTKNTAKLDRETEELSHQRVPLEVGKVIQQGRQDKGLTQKDLATKINEKPQIIAEYESGKAIPNNQVMGRLGEPLGLKLRGKDIGLPLDSGPKKK
- the LOC122344776 gene encoding LOW QUALITY PROTEIN: inactive phospholipid phosphatase 7-like (The sequence of the model RefSeq protein was modified relative to this genomic sequence to represent the inferred CDS: deleted 2 bases in 1 codon), which translates into the protein MPANQTRTRARGENVLNRPEFMSLNQPLKSGSAEARGAARRPSQRHQQSQNQQGANAQHEPAENNKEKKELPEEDCMQLNPSFKGIAMNSLLAIDICMSKRLGVCAHSTSSWGSVRSMVKLLALTGHGIPWIFGTILCLTRSNTLAGQEVLVNLLLALLLDVMTVAGMQKLVKRKGPWEIAPSFLDYLAMDIYSFPAAHASRAVMVSKFLLAHLVLAVPLRILLVLWAVLVGMSRVLLGRHHLTDVGCGFALGFLHYSLVEMVWLSSNTCQTLISIGTFNWSPLLISTF
- the LOC122345838 gene encoding protein FAM78A-like — protein: MGCVQSVKLKPSFHENITVLELQASIDPSPTVIDESSNVVLRYRTPYFRASAQVQVPPMLCKEIWTVGWIQACNQMDFFNIYGSEGVSSWELPELKCGRIQAISDSDGVNYPWYGCTTEMYTIVGPTKKSTKLTVSMNDNFCPSVTWSVPVGTTSSPPLLSSIQRDQRFTTWLVAMNETTAEMVLLRSIRWRMQLCIKVDPMKPLGQRATVVEPLIQEQPQVLVRNEPIPTNALLKPNANDAQVLMWRPINGDPIVVIPPKY